The DNA sequence TATTTTCCACTCGAAGTCACGAATAGCGATTATATTTCTGCTGTAAAATGTTTCCAAAATTCTTCCAAAATGAACCTACATTATCGTACTCAATTGTACTCGATACAGACACCCAAAAATCAGGCATTTTTTCAATCATATCGGACATTTACATGTAATTTCAGGCACTTACGAAATACCGTGTTTTATTCATTTGACTAATCGGCCTGTGTCGATTACTATAGACGAAAGCGATATCGTGCATGCCGATGTGCTTCGGCGGCACTGATACGTGAACGCCCGTCTACCGGCGCAGATCCTTCCAACTTGTTACAGCTTCACCACAGCAGAGGGGATATCGCATTATATGCAGGAGCTGACATTCAAAGACCTCAAGGACCGAGAGCACGAGGCCCGAAGGGAATTGATCGTTCGGGCCGCCCAGCGCCTGTTTTCCCGTCAGAGCTTCAAGGCCATCACCGTTCGGGACATCGCCGCCGAGGCGGGGGTGAGTCCTGCGACCATCTACCGCTACTACGAAAATCTGGATGACCTGTTTTTGGAGATCTTCTACCTGGGAATAAAGGAGGTAAAGGAACTGCTCCACGAAGAGTGCCTCGGTGATGAAACATGCACCATCAGAAAGCTCAGCGAGGTGTATGTTCGCTTTCTCAACGACAACATCTCCTTTTTCCAGATGATGAGTCATTTCATGCCCCGGGACATGCTGAGCGAGGAGAATATAAACCGCATCAATCCAATGCTCGGGGAGGTTATTGAGGTATTCGCTCAAGTCATCGTGAAGTCCGGGTATAAGGGAGATACGGAGATGATGTCCCGGGCGCTTTTCTCGGCCCTCAACGGCATCATGACCAGCTACGCCCAGTACCCCGGCAGGAGCATGGAGGAGGTCAAGAGCTACACCTTGATTTTGGCCGGATTCATCGCGGACTTCTTTGTGATGGGGGCGCGGCGGGAGTACTACTGAT is a window from the Candidatus Zymogenaceae bacterium genome containing:
- a CDS encoding TetR/AcrR family transcriptional regulator, whose product is MQELTFKDLKDREHEARRELIVRAAQRLFSRQSFKAITVRDIAAEAGVSPATIYRYYENLDDLFLEIFYLGIKEVKELLHEECLGDETCTIRKLSEVYVRFLNDNISFFQMMSHFMPRDMLSEENINRINPMLGEVIEVFAQVIVKSGYKGDTEMMSRALFSALNGIMTSYAQYPGRSMEEVKSYTLILAGFIADFFVMGARREYY